The Onychomys torridus chromosome 2, mOncTor1.1, whole genome shotgun sequence sequence atcacagaagaaaacttttccaacctaaagaaggacatgtctatgaaggtacaagcaacttacagaacaccaaataaattggattaaaaaaaaagtcccctcaccacataataatcaaaacagtaaacatacagtataaagaaagaatattaagtactgtaaaggaaaaaggccaagtaacacataaagggAGACCTATCAGATTTTTACCCAACTTCgaaatggagactctgaaagtcagaaggtcctggacagacaccatctacaggagagctggctctgtcccTTGTAGGCCTCTGTTCACAAGAAATCTGGCTTAGCCTCACAGGAGGAGCTGCAAGACATCTTGGCAGTGGCATGTAGGGGACTGGGCCCACCATTCATGGAGACAGGGAGAGGTGGACCCACCGCTTATTGGGGGAAagcacagtggagacccaggatgaccaactcagctaccacccaggcccagatcctAGACCTGACCCACTCCAACATCTACCTGATCTATGAGGGGGTAGAGAACATGAGGGACCtgtcctgtggaaccatagccacaggatctccatgactctggtCAACAATAGGATATTGGAGAAAACTCTAGGtaagggtccagtattgatgctgtagcagaagacagaggccttgaaccaaaaCAATGGCTCATTGCAATGAATTTTTGCAAATAAAGCTGTATAGGGAAAAGGGTTTACTGCGTGACACATTGCAGCTTCCAATGCCACCATGAAGAAGGAATATGTGATGGAGATgtaagaaagacagaggagcagagTGGTACATCATTGCAGAACAGGAGTTGCAACAGCTGTGACTGGGATGAGAGAAGGCTGGAACTGATAGAGAAACAAGTCATTACACAGAGGGGACAGCAACATGttggttttgtattttaattttttattttcttttggggaaaaattataagggtggagggcagatatGGAATGACAAGGAATAAGTTGATTGGAGTACATAATGagcaattctgaaaaaaaaataaaaaatatatttaaacagaaTAAATTTCTGCAGGTGTTATCCAGTAAGCTTACTAAGGTGTTTGGAATTATACTTTAGTGTAgcctgtcaatcaaaacagaCAGCATGGTTTTACAGGGTTTGTCCCAACTACTAGACACTGTCCCTTTCTTAAACACTGAATACTCTAACTTAGCTTGTCCTGCATTCTGGCTCAGCAGTCTACCCTACTATGGCCCATCACCTTGAGAAATGCTCTCTTGATGTCTTTATTCCGAAGACTGTAGACCACAGGGTTGAGCAAGGCTGTGAAGGTATTGTAAAAGAGTGAAATCTGCTTGTCTCGCTCAGGGGAGTAGCTGGAGTTGGGCCTCATGTAGATGTAAGTGCATGGACCATAGAAGAATGTGACCACAGTCAGGTGAGAGGCACAGGTAGAGAAAGCCTTGCAGCGGCCCTGGGTGGACTTGATCTTGAGAATAGCCTTGACAATATGAATGTAGGAGACCACAATGAGGGAAATGGggataacaacaagaaaaacactcAAGACCAGGTCCACCATCTCAATGAAGTGGGTATCCATGCAAGCCAGGCTACGCACTGAAGGACCTTCACACAAGTAGTGATTGACCTTGTTGGGCCCACAATATGGCAGACTCATGGTGAAGAAAGTATGTAATAGACACAAAAAGAAACCACAGATCCAAGACCCGGCTGCCAACCGTATGCACAGTCCCCAGTTGAGGATGACAGTATAACGCAGTGGGTGGCAAATAGCCACATATCTGTCATAAGCCATAACAACAAAGAAGGTGCACTCAGTCATACCCAGAGAACCAAACACAAACATCTGCAGCCAACATCCAGCAAAAGAGATGGTCTGAGAGTGAGCAAGAAGATGCACCAACATCTGGGGCATGGTGGTGGTGACATAGCACATATCCAACAGGGCAAGTATacagaggaagaagtacatgggagtgTGCAGCTGTGTGTCCAGGCAGATCAGCGTGATGATGAGCCCATTGCCCAGGACTGAGCACAGGTAGATGAGAAGGAACACAATGAAGAGGATGCTGTTGGTTGTGGGGTCACTGGAGAAGCCAAGCAGGATAAACTCAGAAACCCAGCTTTGGTTCTGCCCTGGAATCATCCACATGGTGGGGCCTGTAAGAGAATCACATTCATCTGTGTGTCATCTGACACATGTTAGCtatagagggagaaagggaaaatacaggctggagagatgactcaaaggttaaaagcactgactgctgttccagGGACCAGATAGTTCAGAGCTGTCTGTGcctccggttccaggggatctgactccctcctGTCACTGCCACAGGCAAGagatacacatggtgcacaagcATGCAGGTAGGCAAAACCCtattacttaaaataaataaaaataatactttttaatttaaaaaagaaaggctgGGGTCCGGGTTCTGAGCACACTGTTCAGTTTCCATGCACACTTCTCAAGTTACTGAACCCCAGTCTCCTCATCTATCAAATGAGGCTGATGACACTCATGTCTCAGGACCATGATGAATATCTAAAGCATCTCACAGAAATCCTGGAAACACCACATAACACATGACATGTTGCATGCAATCTCCCACTCTCATTCCATCCCTgcgaaggcagagacaggggatcctcACAGTAAGAAGGCTTCTAGCTACACCAACTGAAATGATGAGCACTGGGGTCAACAGTCTCAATGAATAAGgtaagagcaattgaggaagaatCCCCTGTCagtctctgaacacacacacaccagacattcAGAGGAGAATAAACAAGTGAGGAAGAATCCCCTGTCagtctctgaacacacacacacacacacacacacacacacacacacacacacacacacacacacacacacacaccagacattcAGAGGAGAATAAACAAGTAGATGAAGACAGAACACATGCCATTCAGACACAGGCCCTCACACATACAGTCCCATGAGTAATGACTGAAGTTCATGTGTGCAATGCACTGATTCTTCCTGAATACACTGGAATCTTCCAAGAGAATGCTTggaatcatttcttcctttctaatccTGTCTCCCTTGCACACAATCAATTCTGGTGTGTATTGTAGGTTTAAGTAGTAAATCTAAAGCAACCAATTTTTTGGAATCAAACctgataaatatatttatcattttagcAAGAAGCAAAAGTAAGATTTTTTAAGAACATAATAGTAATCTAGAATAAGGGAAAAGGGAGTATTCAAAATATTTATGCAAAGAATTGGAAAGATATATCATAACAACAGATGCTCCAATGGAACAGTGAACAATATTTAAAGGGCATTTCACAAGGCAGCTGTCTAGTGAGCACTGATGAGGCTCAGGTCCTCAGCACCATCACTCATCTGGAAATTGCAGAACACCACAGTGCCAACCccaccctcctcttctccatctcacATCCCCACATGCCTACCATCATGGCCACAGTAACAGATACGTAGTATTGACAGGAATAACTGGATCCAATGGGAGAGTAAACTAAAATGATCCTTTTAGTGTGTGCCTAGCTGTGCTCCCTAACATTGAATACATTTAATGCATTGCCCAGCAATACAAATGTTAACAATATTTCTGAAAACAATATGTAAACACAAAGGAATATACAAATGCATGCTCAAGAAAAGACATGTGAATGAAATATGCAATCACTACTTAAAATAGGCTGAACTAGGGCACCACCCATGCTAATTAACAAGACAGTGGTTGAGACAAgaattgcttttcatggcagtggaaATATGAAAGTGATTTCTAGACATCCTATCTTCTCTTTCCctgtccccatcccctctcctgaCCAGTCTACTGCTCATGCCCCTCACAGCTCTCCTTCCTTTCAACCCAGGACAGGAccccatcatctctccagcagtTCTGCATCAGCATCTCCATTTGCCCCTTGCCTCTATTTTCCTCTTtcaatacattcttttttattttataatttaatttaattttacatatcatccatgggttccccatcCTCCCCGctgtggtggttttgtgttccccaaaatattgtgcaggctaataaagttatctggggtcagagaacagggacggccacaatattaaacacgaggataggcagtggtagcacacgcctttaatcctagcattccagagacagaaatacctctggatctctgagttcaaggccacattagaaacagccaggcttggtgacacacgcctttaatcccagaaatctagccttttatcccagggagtggctgcagaaagtagaaagatatataaggcgagaagaccagaaattagcagcatttggctggttaagcttttaggctttgagcagcacagttcagctgagagccattgggatgaggacacagaagcttccagtctgaggaaacaagaccagctgaggaactggcaaggtgaggaagctgtggcttgttctgcttctctgatcttccagtattcaccccaataactggcctcgagtttattttattaataagaacttataacaattctgctacaccccctcccgcccccacttcccctccagcccacccccattcccatctcctccagggcaaagactcctctggggattcagctcaacctggtagattcagtacaggcaggtccagtcccctcctcccaggctgagcaaagtgtccctgcataagccccaggttccaaacagccagctcatgcactaaggacaggtcccggtcccactgcctgggtgcctcccagacagttcaagctattgaattgtctcacttatccagagggtctaatccagttgggggctccaaagtttttggttcatagtacatgcgtttccattagtttggctatttgtccctgtgctttttccaatcttggtctcaacaattctcactcatacaatcccttctctttctcaacagttggactcccagctataccactcttgggcatatgcccaaggaatgctcaatcataccacaagggcatttgctcagctatgttcatatcagcattgtttgtaatagccaggacctggaaacaacctagatgcccttcaactgaagaatggataaagaaaatgtggtacatatacacaatggagtaccactcagcagagaaaaacaatgacatcataaggtttgcaggcaaatggatggatctagaaaaaaatcatcctgagtgaggtaacccagactcaaaaagacaaatatggtatgtactcactcagaggaggatactagaggtaatacaaagatgactagactgctactcacaactccagggaggctacctagaaaacaggaccctaagaaagacacagagattgctcagtgacagagaaatggatgagatctacatgaacaacctggacatgagtgagggtaatgaatggcaaggtaatgaaggaaagagagcttaggggagcaggaggtcccagctggatggAGAACAAggattaacagaccatgataaatgaagaccacatgagaataggaagaagcaaagtgctagagaggtccccagaaatccacaatgatacctccactgtagactactggcaatagttgagagaaagcccaaactgacctagtctggtgatcggatggccaaacactctaactgtcgtgctagaactctcatccaataactgatggaagtggatgcagagatccacggccaggccccaggtggagctccaatagtcttttttattttaaattttgaaaacatttcagTCAATATACTTAGATCATATTATTTCCCTTCTCCAACTTCTTCCAGATCCTTTCCACCCAACCTCATGTTCTTTCtcccctcattctctccttcaaaacaaacaaacaacattgtttttaaaattaaagaaagaaaatcaaaagaaaaaaaacagaacaaaagcatAAACCAAACCATGGAATCAGTTTCCTATTGGCCAACTCCTCCTGGGCAAGTGAGCTGCCCTGGAATATAACTGATATGCTCAATGACACTGTTGGAATAAAGATTTTACCTTTCCTAGCAGGTATCAACTGCAATAGTTTCTTGTTTAGGGGCAGGACTTAGAGTCCACTTCCCCTTCTTACTACTGGCCATTTGTCTGCATTCTCCATATGACTGCTAcctcagtttttaaaagaaatcacacTGCTACTATCTGGCCCCTgttaaaaatccttttaaaatctCCCATGACCCATCATTAGAGTCAGATGCACAGATCATTCCTAACCTGCCTGCCTGTGAAAACTCAGACTcagcacacaactgtctcctCTGTCTGCAATCTCTCCATGCAGAAATCTCCATGCAAGCACTATGGGTATcccgcatgcctctgcctctctcacaCCTC is a genomic window containing:
- the LOC118577986 gene encoding olfactory receptor 2A12-like produces the protein MWMIPGQNQSWVSEFILLGFSSDPTTNSILFIVFLLIYLCSVLGNGLIITLICLDTQLHTPMYFFLCILALLDMCYVTTTMPQMLVHLLAHSQTISFAGCWLQMFVFGSLGMTECTFFVVMAYDRYVAICHPLRYTVILNWGLCIRLAAGSWICGFFLCLLHTFFTMSLPYCGPNKVNHYLCEGPSVRSLACMDTHFIEMVDLVLSVFLVVIPISLIVVSYIHIVKAILKIKSTQGRCKAFSTCASHLTVVTFFYGPCTYIYMRPNSSYSPERDKQISLFYNTFTALLNPVVYSLRNKDIKRAFLKVMGHSRVDC